The following proteins are encoded in a genomic region of Colletotrichum higginsianum IMI 349063 chromosome 9, whole genome shotgun sequence:
- a CDS encoding Tna1 protein — protein MSAKMDNSTKESTIEVVSHGSAISTDGGDHKVESRIRLKTDLCVIPLAALIFMFCFIDRSNIGNARLAGLERDLGLVGYDFNSVNTVFYVSYIVFEIPSNVLCKIVGPGWYLPGLTVLFGLFTVASAYVNNYSQLAACRFLLGIAESGIMPGLSYYLSRFYTHSELTFRLSLYIVMGPLAGAFGGLLASAILRLQGFGARIPAGSWRAIFAVEGILTVAVGLLSLVLLTDRPETARFLSPEEREIAANRLKEERIGTTVILDKISKTKMIKGAINPVTATTSICFMFCSLSIQGLALFAPTIVRSIYPDSWIQASVTRQQLLTVPPYAFGAVCLLSMCFASWKLNRRQVFMVSCAPPMMIGYLIFLCTDHTQTTARYAAVFLMASTSFILGPLCHAQASANVSSDTARNMSIAICMFFGNVGSLVSTWSFLPNDAPNYPIGCGLNFATSTLIMITAAGAWVWMRRDNSRRDQKNADAELASLNSKEAEQLEWKHPSFRWRL, from the exons ATGTCCGCCAAGATGGACAATTCCACGAAAGAGAGCACCATCGAAGTGGTCAGCCACGGCTCTGCCATCTCGACTGATGGTGGCGACCACAAGGTGGAAAGCAGGATCCGTCTCAAGACCGATCTCTGCGTCATTCCACTGGCTGCCCTCATCTTCATGTTCTGCTTCATCGACCGGTCCAACATTGGCAACGCTCGCCTGGCGGGGCTGGAAAgggatctcggcctcgtcggctaCGACTTCAACTCGGTGAACACCGTCTTCTACGTCTCGTACATCGTCTTCGAGATCCCTTCCAACGTCCTCTGCAAGATCGTCGGCCCCGGCTGGTACCTCCCGGGGCTCACCGTTCTCTTTGGCCTCTTT ACCGTTGCCAGCGCCTATGTCAACAATTACTCGCAACTGGCCGCCTGCCGgttcctcctcggcattGCAGAGTCTGGCATCATGCCGGGCCTGTCGTACTATCTCTCCCGTTTCTACACGCACTCGGAGCTCACCTTTCGCCTCTCGCTCTACATCGTCATGGGGCCCCTCGCCGGTGCTTTCGGCGGTCTTCTGGCGTCCGCCATTCTACGACTCCAAGGTTTCGGTGCCCGGATTCCTGCGGGATCCTGGCGCGCCATATTTGCCGTGGAAGGCATCTTGACGGTCGCCGTGGGTTTGCTCTCGCTAGTCCTCTTGACTGATAGACCCGAGACGGCCCGCTTTCTGAGTCCCGAGGAGCGTGAGATCGCCGCCAACCGCTTGAAAGAAGAGAGAATCGGCACTACCGTCATCTTGGACAAGATCAGCAAGACGAAGATGATCAAGGGAGCCATCAACCCGGTCACGGCCACCACGTCCATCTGCTTCATGTTCTGCAGTCTTTCGATCCAGGGTCTCGCTCTCTTCGCCCCGACGATTGTCAGGTCCATCTACCCTGAT TCATGGATACAGGCCAGTGTCACTCGTCAGCAGCTATTGACTGTCCCTCCGTACGCCTTCGGAGCCGTCTGCCTCTTGTCCATGTGCTTCGCCAGCTGGAAGCTCAACAGACGCCAGGTCTTCATGGTCTCCTGCGCGCCGCCCATGATGATTGGCTATCTCATATTCCTGTGTACCGATCACACGCAGACAACGGCTCGGTACGCGGCCGTATTCCTCATGGCGAGCACGTCCTTCATTCTCGGACCCCTCTGTCATGCGCAGGCCAGCGCCAACGTCAGCTCCGACACGGCCAGGAACATGTCCATCGCGATCTGCATGTTCTTTGGCAACGTCGGCAGCCTGGTCTCCACGTGGTCCTTCTTACCCAACGACGCTCCCAACTACCCCATCGGCTGCGGTCTGAACTTTGCGACGTCCACGCTCATCATGATTACCGCTGCCGGAGCGTGGGTATGGATGCGCCGGGACAACAGCAGGCGGGATCAGAagaacgccgacgccgagctcgctTCTTTGAACTCGAAGGAGGCGGAGCAGCTTGAATGGAAACATCCTTCTTTTCGCTGGAGGCTTTAA
- a CDS encoding Aldehyde dehydrogenase: MGSPSESSGTDAAQGPIPLVINGKDVVTETTFPKVGPLENKQIWTASAASEADAIAAADAAQAAFPAWSKTKPSRRRDIFLRAADIMDKRRVELGEYMRQEVGANQGYQDFILGLAIEGLKDTAGKIADACTGSVPDSIHDGMRAIVYKRPYGVVLGIAPWNAAYHLGLRAVTFALAAGNTTVLKGSELLPKCYWAMVDVFREAGLPDGCLNLVLHRPEDASAITNTLIAHPAVRKINFTGSSRVGSIVSAEAGRHLKPVLMELGGKSNAVVLADADLEKAALHCAVGAFINAGQICMSTERILVHSSVAEQFESAFKASVDKIFGSAPDTPMLITAGSVTRNQALVQDAVSKGAKTLGLSPELDQGKVPTQMRPVILTNVNPTMDLYGGESFGPSVSIYTFETEDDMVELANDTEYGLAASIYSEDLRAAFRIADRLESGAVHINSMTVHDEFALPHGGVKKSGFGRFNGTKGLEEFLYCKSVTWME, translated from the exons ATGGGCTCCCCAAGCGAATCATCCGGTACAGACGCGGCTCAGGGCCCCATCCCCCTCGTCATCAACGGAAAGGATGTCGTGACGGAGACGACGTTTCCAAAGGTCGGACCCCTCGAGAACAAACAGATCTGGACCGCGTCGGCCGCCTCCGAAgcggacgccatcgccgccgccgacgcggcgCAGGCCGCGTTCCCGGCATGGTCCAAGACGAAGCCGTCACGCCGCCGTGACATCTTCCTCCGCGCGGCCGACATCATGGACAAGCGgcgcgtcgagctcggcgagtACATGCGCCAAGAGGTCGGCGCGAACCAGGGCTACCAGGACTTCATCCTGGGCCTGGCCATCGAGGGCCTGAAGGACACCGCGGGGAAGATCGCGGATGCCTGCACGGGCAGCGTCCCCGACTCGATCCACGACGGCATGCGGGCCATCGTGTACAAACGCCCGTACGGCGTCGTTCTGGGCATCGCGCCCTG GAACGCAGCCTACCATCTCGGTCTCCGAGCCGTGACCTTCGCACTGGCGGCGGGCAACACCACCGTGCTGAAGGGGTCAGAACTCCTCCCCAAGTGCTACTGGGCCATGGTCGATGTCTtccgcgaggccggcctgcccgACGGCTGCCTGAACCTCGTCCTCCACCGCCCGGAGGACGCATCCGCCATCACGAACACGCTCATCGCCCACCCGGCGGTCAGGAAGATCAACTTTACCGGAAGCAGTCGCGTCGGCAGCATCGTCTCCGCGGAGGCGGGCCGCCACCTGAAGCCGGTGCTCATGGAGCTCGGAGGCAAGTCGAACGCCGTGGTCCTGGCGGACGCGGACCTCGAAAAGGCCGCCCTCCATTGCGCCGTCGGAGCTTTCATAAAC GCCGGTCAGATATGCATGTCGACGGAGCGCATCTTGGTTCATTCCTCGGTCGCGGAACAGTTCGAGTCCGCTTTCAAGGCGTCGGTGGACAAGATATTCGGCTCCGCCCCGGACACGCCCATGCTCATCACTGCCGGGTCGGTCACTCGCAACCAAGCCCTCGTGCAGGATGCCGTGTCAAAGGGTGCCAAGACACTGGGTCTCTCACCCGAGCTGGACCAAGGGAAAGTCCCGACTCAGATGCGCCCCGTCATTCTCACCAACGTGAACCCGACGATGGACCTCTACGGCGGCGAGTCGTTCGGGCCCAGCGTCTCCATTTACACGTTTGAGACGGAGGATGACATGGTCGAGCTTGCCAATGACACGGAGTACGGGCTGGCTGCCTCCATCTACTCGGAAGACCTCCGGGCGGCGTTCCGAATCGCGGACAGGCTTGAGTCTGGCGCTGTCCATATCAACTCCATGACGGTTCACGACGAGTTTGCCCTGCCTCACGGAGGTGTGAAGAAGAGCGGCTTCGGGAGGTTCAACGGGACGAAGGGCTTGGAGGAGTTTCTCTACTGCAAGTCGGTGACCTGGATGGAGTAG